The Aedes aegypti strain LVP_AGWG chromosome 3, AaegL5.0 Primary Assembly, whole genome shotgun sequence genome contains a region encoding:
- the LOC5578011 gene encoding phospholipid phosphatase 5, with amino-acid sequence MNKNGSVTTPATPVSKSTSINGNGVASANINLFQEIVIRLMLFGLYFYFELKEAFVRVIHPEEMWLYKNPISPSYVPLALLYPAVFGLVGLVIIGYFIRSRDFQDFKCAWLGFSLACTLNGAITDVIKVSVGRPRPDFFYRCFPDGQMNEDMACTGDAWTVKDGRKSFPSGHSSFAFAALGYLAWYLFAKLHVFTERGRGQTWRLLASGGPLFAALMVAISRTCDYHHHWQDVTVGSLIGLTVGYLSYRQYYPPLDSRHCYLPYSSEVISPNSNRKSVSKRDQVPDESESDTKMLLGGEEKESKWT; translated from the exons ATGAACAAAAATGGATCTGTCACAACTCCAGCTACGCCTGTCAGCAAAAGCACCAGCATCAATGGCAACGGGGTCGCTTCAGCAAATATCAACCTGTTTCAGGAGATCGTGATACGCCTGATGCTCTTCGGCTTATACTT CTACTTCGAGTTGAAGGAAGCCTTCGTTCGAGTGATCCATCCGGAGGAAATGTGGCTCTACAAGAACCCCATCAGCCCCAGCTACGTCCCCCTGGCACTGCTGTACCCGGCCGTCTTCGGTCTGGTGGGGCTGGTCATCATTGGATACTTCATCCGCAGCCGGGACTTTCAGGACTTCAAGTGCGCTTGGCTGGGCTTCTCGCTGGCCTGCACCCTGAACGGAGCCATCACCGACGTGATCAAGGTCAGCGTCGGACGACCGCGGCCGGACTTCTTCTATCGCTGCTTTCCGGATGGGCAGATGAATGAAGACATGGCGTGCACCGGGGACGCCTGGACGGTTAAGGACGGACGTAAGAGCTTCCCCAGCGGGCATTCTTCGT TTGCTTTTGCGGCCCTGGGCTACCTGGCGTGGTACCTATTCGCCAAGCTACATGTCTTTACCGAGCGAGGTAGAGGGCAGACGTGGCGTTTGCTAGCTTCCGGTGGACCGTTGTTTGCAGCATTGATGGTCGCCATAAGTCGGACCTGTGACTACCACCATCACTGGCAGGACGTGACGGTGGGATCGCTGATTGGATTAACCGTGGGTTACCTAAGTTATCGACAGTATTATCCGCCGCTCGATTCGCGACATTGTTATCTACCGTACAGTTCGGAAGTGATATCCCCTAACTCGAATAGAAAATCCGTCTCTAAAAGGGACCAAGTGCCAGATGAGTCTGAATCGGACACTAAAATGTTACTGGGAGGTGAAGAAAAGGAGAGCAAGTGGACATAG
- the LOC5578010 gene encoding acylpyruvase FAHD1, mitochondrial, with amino-acid sequence MSQNFFNSTRKIIGAGVNYKEILKLTNAAKPDNPVIFFKPISSLISTDEDTIKVPKVFGAINYEAELGVVIGKKCNNVSPDQAMNYVAGYCLALDMTGMDFILDARPKGLPWCLGKGFDTSTPVSRLIPAEELGDPNDVRVWCKVNDQLKQDDRTSNLIFTISELIAYTSKYMTLEENDLILTGTPAGAGPVRDGDVLECGLGDIVQMKFNVKDE; translated from the exons ATGTCgcaaaactttttcaactctACGCGTAAAATCATTGGCGCTGGCGTAAACTATAA AGAAATCCTAAAGCTGACGAATGCTGCCAAACCGGACAATCCAGTGATTTTCTTCAAGCCAATTTCCTCGCTGATATCGACTGACGAGGACACCATCAAG GTTCCCAAGGTCTTCGGTGCCATCAACTACGAGGCCGAGCTCGGTGTGGTCATCGGAAAGAAGTGCAACAATGTCAGCCCGGATCAGGCCATGAACTACGTGGCCGGCTACTGCCTAGCCCTGGATATGACCGGCATGGACTTCATTCTGGATGCCCGACCCAAGGGGCTTCCCTGGTGCTTGGGAAAAGGATTCGACACGTCCACGCCGGTGAGCAGACTGATCCCGGCGGAAGAGTTGGGAGATCCGAACGATGTGCGGGTGTGGTGCAAGGTGAACGACCAGCTCAAACAGGACGACCGGACGAGCAATCTGATTTTCACA ATATCAGAACTGATCGCCTACACGTCCAAGTACATGACCCTGGAGGAGAATGACCTAATTCTGACTGGAACTCCCGCCGGAGCAGGACCCGTTCGGGATGGAGACGTCCTCGAGTGTGGCCTTGGTGATATCGTTCAAATGAAGTTCAACGTCAAGGATGAGTAA